From Brevibacillus marinus, a single genomic window includes:
- a CDS encoding DUF4183 domain-containing protein, whose protein sequence is MSNCISKKTALKLMRKYKRKYIACKRRCQRKRKKILKTKVSYYYTVSNGDKRIFTDSDGIKGYGSKRIPDPKMYSLINLYINGVLQPPNIYKVKRGLLIIRSGELPQKGVPIILQFIRILQG, encoded by the coding sequence ATGTCTAACTGTATAAGCAAAAAAACGGCTCTAAAACTGATGAGAAAATATAAAAGGAAGTATATAGCATGTAAAAGGAGATGTCAGAGGAAAAGAAAAAAAATCTTGAAGACTAAGGTGTCTTATTATTATACCGTTTCAAATGGTGATAAACGAATATTCACGGACAGTGATGGAATAAAGGGTTACGGTTCAAAAAGAATCCCCGATCCCAAAATGTATTCATTGATCAACTTGTATATAAACGGTGTTTTGCAGCCTCCAAATATCTATAAAGTAAAAAGAGGACTGCTTATAATTAGATCGGGAGAACTGCCTCAGAAAGGTGTACCGATAATTCT
- a CDS encoding DUF4183 domain-containing protein: MPLRIVKLFVAATTTTTTTTNPSVSRFFHEVASQVTPGNTLTIAVGEFEDDSGAAATSLPTLATDNSYINVFVNGVLVMNDLITYTPGEAGSLAIEVPVGSAPIEATTPVVLEVVNYAPSSTSVTTVTT; the protein is encoded by the coding sequence ATGCCACTTAGAATCGTAAAGCTTTTTGTGGCGGCTACGACGACAACGACTACAACCACCAATCCGTCAGTTTCAAGGTTTTTTCACGAGGTAGCATCACAGGTAACCCCGGGTAACACCTTAACGATTGCTGTCGGTGAATTTGAGGATGATTCAGGGGCTGCAGCTACTTCGTTGCCGACCTTGGCAACAGACAACAGTTATATCAATGTATTCGTCAACGGTGTATTAGTCATGAATGATCTTATTACCTATACTCCTGGTGAAGCGGGATCACTTGCCATTGAAGTTCCAGTAGGGTCTGCACCCATTGAAGCAACCACACCTGTTGTATTAGAAGTAGTCAATTACGCACCATCGTCAACGTCTGTCACAACCGTTACAACCTAA
- a CDS encoding b(o/a)3-type cytochrome-c oxidase subunit 1, protein MRTASKDKQLAFAFIFAAFLFFFIGTICGLLQGLVRGGVMELPNWLNYYKVLTTHGVSLALLFTTYFIYGFLFAGIHRTMGEMSAKVRATGWIGFWMMLAGTLLAVAMVSSDKATVLYTFYAPLKASPYFYIGLACFVVGSWVSGIAMIAHYANWKKQHPKQTSPLFGYMTVATILLWIIACLGVAATVLLQLIPWSFGIIDKINILLSRTLFWYFGHPLVYFWLLPAYMYWYISIPKIIGGKIFSDSLARMTFVMFLLFSIPVGFHHQLVEPGIAESWKFMQVILTLMVVIPSLITAFSMFATFESSGRSKGAQGLFGWWKKLPYRDVRFLAPFLGMLFFIPAGIGGIINASYQLDEIVHNTLWVAGHFHITVGAAVAMSFFGIAYWLVPYLTGRTFTKTMNKLGNLQVILWAVGMFVMSTSMHAVGLAGAPRRTAYSTYGDHPIALDWFQGIVANQLYLPIGALFLFLSSMLMVYLFCYLAFLAPRAAVNNEVEFPLSEPEHKETTPAILENWKVWVGICFVLVLLAYGVPIHDMIQHAPPGSPGYKTW, encoded by the coding sequence ATGCGGACGGCAAGTAAGGATAAACAACTGGCCTTTGCTTTTATCTTCGCTGCCTTCCTCTTCTTTTTCATCGGCACCATCTGCGGATTGCTGCAGGGCTTGGTGCGCGGCGGGGTTATGGAACTGCCCAACTGGCTTAACTATTACAAGGTTTTAACCACACACGGCGTATCGCTGGCCCTATTGTTTACCACGTATTTTATCTACGGCTTCTTGTTTGCCGGCATTCACCGCACGATGGGCGAAATGTCCGCCAAAGTGCGCGCGACCGGCTGGATCGGGTTCTGGATGATGCTGGCGGGCACGCTGCTTGCGGTGGCGATGGTGTCATCGGACAAGGCTACCGTGTTGTACACCTTCTACGCGCCGCTGAAGGCCTCTCCTTACTTCTATATAGGTCTGGCCTGCTTCGTGGTTGGTTCCTGGGTGAGCGGCATCGCCATGATTGCCCATTATGCCAACTGGAAAAAACAACATCCGAAACAAACGTCGCCTTTGTTCGGCTATATGACGGTGGCTACGATCCTGTTGTGGATCATCGCCTGCCTGGGCGTGGCGGCCACGGTGCTGCTGCAGCTGATCCCCTGGTCGTTTGGCATCATAGATAAGATCAATATCTTGCTGAGCCGCACGCTGTTCTGGTATTTTGGCCACCCGCTGGTTTACTTCTGGCTGCTGCCTGCCTACATGTACTGGTATATATCCATTCCGAAAATCATTGGCGGGAAAATATTCAGTGACAGTCTGGCCCGTATGACGTTTGTCATGTTCCTGCTGTTCTCCATCCCTGTCGGGTTTCACCATCAATTGGTGGAACCGGGAATTGCGGAGTCCTGGAAATTCATGCAGGTGATTCTGACCTTGATGGTCGTCATTCCCTCGCTGATCACTGCGTTCTCCATGTTTGCCACATTTGAATCGTCCGGCCGCAGCAAGGGAGCGCAGGGCTTGTTTGGCTGGTGGAAGAAGCTGCCGTACCGCGATGTCCGGTTTCTCGCGCCGTTTCTCGGGATGCTCTTCTTTATCCCGGCGGGGATCGGGGGAATTATCAACGCCAGCTATCAGTTGGACGAAATCGTGCACAACACGCTGTGGGTAGCCGGCCACTTTCATATCACGGTAGGGGCAGCCGTGGCCATGAGCTTTTTCGGCATCGCCTACTGGCTGGTTCCTTATCTGACCGGACGCACCTTTACCAAGACGATGAACAAATTGGGCAATCTGCAAGTGATCCTCTGGGCGGTCGGGATGTTTGTCATGTCCACGTCCATGCACGCCGTGGGACTGGCTGGCGCTCCACGCCGGACGGCCTACAGCACCTATGGTGACCACCCGATTGCGCTCGACTGGTTCCAGGGCATCGTCGCCAACCAGCTGTACTTGCCGATCGGCGCGCTCTTCCTGTTCCTCTCGTCCATGCTGATGGTTTATCTGTTTTGTTATCTGGCCTTCCTGGCACCACGGGCGGCAGTCAATAATGAGGTGGAATTCCCCCTTTCCGAACCGGAGCATAAGGAAACCACTCCCGCCATTTTGGAAAACTGGAAGGTTTGGGTAGGCATCTGTTTTGTCCTGGTGCTGCTCGCCTACGGCGTACCGATCCACGACATGATCCAGCACGCGCCGCCTGGATCGCCCGGCTATAAAACCTGGTAG
- a CDS encoding cytochrome c oxidase subunit II: MHIHRYEKYWLTFGFLAIVTFIVFMFVTAFSHGHHPAGGTEVIDPTKVDQTPPFDKPGVVKTGDNEYDVYIVAMAFGYNPAKIQVPAGAKIRFHVTTRDVIHSFSIPGTNVNMEILPGHVSTREHTFKEPGQYLVICNEYCGAGHHMMKMDIEVLDNADGK; this comes from the coding sequence ATGCATATTCACCGCTACGAAAAATACTGGCTCACGTTCGGTTTTTTAGCAATCGTCACGTTTATCGTCTTTATGTTTGTCACCGCCTTCTCACATGGCCATCATCCCGCGGGCGGCACGGAAGTGATCGATCCAACCAAGGTGGACCAGACTCCCCCTTTTGACAAGCCGGGGGTAGTGAAGACCGGCGACAACGAATACGATGTCTACATCGTCGCGATGGCGTTCGGGTATAATCCGGCCAAAATCCAAGTGCCTGCCGGCGCCAAAATCCGTTTTCACGTCACGACCAGGGATGTGATTCACAGCTTCAGCATCCCCGGGACCAATGTCAACATGGAGATTCTTCCGGGGCATGTGAGCACGCGTGAACACACGTTTAAGGAACCGGGCCAGTATCTGGTGATCTGTAACGAATACTGCGGCGCTGGTCACCACATGATGAAAATGGATATCGAGGTGTTGGACAATGCGGACGGCAAGTAA
- a CDS encoding cytochrome c oxidase subunit 2A: protein MPQPNKDEKNLKGTLISVMVLGLMIVASWFAMFALYMERQ, encoded by the coding sequence ATGCCCCAACCGAATAAGGACGAGAAAAATTTGAAAGGAACATTGATCAGTGTAATGGTGCTTGGTCTAATGATCGTGGCTTCCTGGTTCGCCATGTTTGCTTTGTATATGGAAAGACAATAA
- the istB gene encoding IS21-like element helper ATPase IstB produces MSEATMELKAVFSALQLTAAAEALDELLMEAETRQWSYRQCLQRVLSYELKKREEKQLARRYKRAAFPELKTLDEFRVDEQPSLGQRQLQQLRELIWLEQHYNLLFLGPPGVGKTHLAIGLGVEALNQGYNVSFVTMDQLLHLLKTQEISRNAQLRVNRIVRSDLVILDDLMFMALDRQEAHLFFQLVNKLYGQASIILTSNKGPEDWGELLGDPAVTTAILDRILHRSEVIHLTGDSYRLKHRQTIFGNC; encoded by the coding sequence ATGAGCGAAGCGACGATGGAACTGAAAGCCGTGTTTAGCGCGCTGCAGTTAACCGCCGCCGCCGAAGCACTGGACGAGCTTCTGATGGAAGCCGAAACCCGGCAGTGGAGTTACCGCCAGTGTTTGCAGCGCGTACTTTCGTACGAATTGAAAAAGCGGGAAGAAAAGCAGTTGGCTCGCCGGTATAAACGCGCTGCTTTTCCGGAACTGAAAACCTTGGATGAATTTCGAGTCGATGAACAACCGTCCCTCGGACAACGTCAGCTGCAACAACTTCGGGAACTGATCTGGTTGGAACAGCATTACAACCTGCTCTTTCTGGGCCCGCCGGGGGTCGGAAAAACGCATCTCGCGATCGGATTGGGCGTTGAGGCACTGAATCAAGGGTACAACGTTAGTTTCGTCACCATGGATCAGCTCTTACATCTGCTGAAAACGCAAGAGATTTCTCGGAACGCCCAGCTGCGAGTGAATCGGATCGTGCGATCCGATCTGGTGATTCTGGACGATCTGATGTTCATGGCGCTGGATCGGCAGGAAGCTCACTTGTTTTTTCAATTGGTCAACAAGTTGTACGGACAGGCATCCATCATTCTCACGTCCAACAAAGGACCGGAAGACTGGGGAGAACTGCTTGGGGATCCGGCTGTCACCACCGCCATTCTGGACCGCATCCTGCATCGAAGCGAGGTGATTCACCTGACGGGAGACAGTTATCGGCTAAAGCACCGTCAAACCATATTTGGAAATTGCTAG
- the istA gene encoding IS21 family transposase: protein MYIEIYQLKQLGLNVSQIARKLNISRNTVYKYLDMSPEEMQAFIESVKTRRKKLEPVESQVLQWLREYPDLSAAQIHDWLKERRLDVDVCESTVRNFVRRLREQHGIPKSKPMRQYEAVEDPPMGQQMQVDFGETKAHDLHRHPVRLWCITFVLSHSRYKYVEWQDRPFTTADVIRCHEDAFEFFGGMTKEIVYDQDHLLLVSENHGDLILTAQFAAYVRQRGFQIHMCRKQDPESKGRVENVVGFVKNNFARHRTFTHIDRWNEDCLAWLNRTGNGRMHHTTKKIPVEVFAEERRHLLPVPQKIQTESAPSITRRVRKDNTIVFQGNRYSLPLGTYTGPDTSVEIQVRSDKQLVAFDPATGKELARHRLHSGKGKLIKNTNHARDRSKGIDAYMEHVAARFPEPAQARTYLAIIREQKPRYIRDQLQWIDKQAKDADTNALQKALTYCLKHRLYQATDFVDALHHFAERKQAAEPTVPTGVQLLEEPQRQKLKMKPQVRPFKVYQAILEGAQ from the coding sequence ATGTATATCGAAATCTACCAACTGAAACAGTTGGGGCTCAATGTTTCCCAGATTGCCCGGAAACTGAACATCTCGCGAAACACCGTATACAAATACCTGGACATGTCGCCGGAAGAGATGCAGGCGTTCATCGAGTCGGTGAAGACGCGGCGTAAAAAGCTCGAGCCGGTTGAGTCCCAGGTTCTTCAATGGTTGCGAGAATATCCCGATCTGTCGGCTGCTCAGATTCATGACTGGTTGAAGGAACGACGCCTGGATGTCGACGTCTGCGAGAGCACCGTACGCAACTTTGTCCGGCGCTTGCGGGAGCAGCATGGCATACCCAAAAGTAAACCAATGCGCCAGTACGAAGCGGTTGAAGATCCGCCCATGGGACAGCAGATGCAAGTCGATTTCGGCGAAACGAAAGCGCACGATCTTCATCGGCATCCCGTACGATTATGGTGCATCACGTTCGTTCTATCCCATTCCCGGTACAAATACGTGGAATGGCAAGATCGACCGTTCACCACGGCAGACGTCATTCGCTGTCACGAGGACGCCTTCGAATTTTTCGGGGGCATGACCAAAGAAATTGTCTATGACCAGGATCACTTGCTGCTCGTCAGTGAAAACCACGGCGATCTGATCCTCACGGCCCAATTCGCCGCCTATGTCCGGCAGCGCGGATTCCAGATTCACATGTGCCGCAAGCAGGATCCGGAAAGCAAGGGGCGAGTGGAAAACGTCGTCGGTTTCGTGAAAAACAACTTCGCGCGCCATCGAACGTTTACCCACATCGACCGCTGGAACGAAGACTGCTTGGCTTGGCTCAACCGAACCGGAAACGGGCGGATGCATCACACGACGAAAAAAATACCGGTGGAGGTGTTCGCCGAAGAGCGGCGCCATCTCCTGCCGGTTCCCCAAAAAATACAAACGGAATCTGCCCCCAGTATAACAAGGCGGGTACGCAAAGACAATACGATTGTCTTTCAGGGGAACCGATACTCGCTGCCGCTTGGAACCTACACCGGCCCGGACACCTCTGTTGAAATCCAGGTGAGGTCGGACAAGCAGTTGGTGGCGTTCGACCCGGCAACCGGCAAGGAATTGGCTCGTCATCGGCTGCATTCAGGTAAAGGCAAGCTCATCAAAAACACCAATCATGCCCGGGATCGTTCCAAAGGGATTGACGCCTACATGGAACACGTAGCGGCCCGCTTTCCCGAACCGGCACAAGCCCGAACCTATCTGGCAATCATCCGGGAACAGAAACCGCGTTATATTCGGGATCAGTTGCAGTGGATCGATAAACAAGCCAAAGACGCTGACACAAACGCGCTTCAAAAAGCGTTAACCTATTGTTTGAAACATCGACTCTACCAGGCCACGGATTTTGTGGACGCCCTGCACCATTTCGCGGAACGAAAACAGGCCGCAGAACCAACCGTTCCGACAGGCGTACAGTTGTTGGAAGAGCCCCAGCGACAGAAGTTGAAGATGAAGCCGCAAGTTCGTCCGTTTAAAGTGTACCAAGCTATCCTGGAGGGAGCCCAATGA
- a CDS encoding transposase, with the protein MGKPYDKEFKLQTIRMIQDEGKPVAQVARELGIIDNTLHRWMAEYKRKGTDLFGKIPNA; encoded by the coding sequence ATGGGGAAACCGTACGACAAGGAATTCAAACTGCAAACGATCCGGATGATTCAGGACGAAGGTAAGCCGGTGGCGCAGGTCGCCCGGGAATTGGGGATCATCGACAACACCCTGCATCGCTGGATGGCGGAATACAAGCGGAAAGGGACTGATTTATTTGGAAAAATTCCAAACGCGTGA
- a CDS encoding IS3 family transposase: MEKFQTREQAKKRIFEYITCFYNGKRIHSAIGYMTPNQCERMYRLSA, from the coding sequence TTGGAAAAATTCCAAACGCGTGAACAGGCGAAAAAGCGCATCTTTGAATATATCACTTGTTTCTACAATGGGAAACGGATTCACTCTGCCATTGGGTACATGACGCCCAATCAATGCGAACGTATGTACCGTCTTTCTGCGTAG
- a CDS encoding site-specific integrase encodes MLDVIHQFTEYLVENGIAPKIIESYVRDVRTFVAYLAGMGVGDPTDLKRFYIASYKNHLTEQKYAVPTVNKKINSLQAFNLFLIERKLQQSRSSRCAKTGSRWLLAVRGK; translated from the coding sequence GTGTTGGACGTGATTCATCAGTTCACGGAGTATCTTGTGGAGAACGGGATCGCGCCAAAAATCATTGAATCCTATGTTAGGGATGTGAGAACTTTTGTTGCATACTTAGCCGGGATGGGAGTTGGAGATCCAACGGACTTGAAACGTTTCTATATCGCCAGCTATAAGAATCACCTGACGGAGCAAAAGTACGCCGTCCCCACCGTCAACAAGAAGATCAACTCCCTTCAGGCGTTCAACCTGTTCCTGATTGAGCGCAAGCTGCAACAGAGCAGGTCGTCACGCTGCGCAAAGACAGGATCAAGGTGGCTGCTGGCAGTGAGGGGGAAGTAG
- a CDS encoding Rpn family recombination-promoting nuclease/putative transposase — protein MTKLMDLKIDFAFKQVFGKAGNEPILLAFLNAALQLPKEKRIASVEILNPEINREHIEDKASVLDIHAKTEQGEHVNIEIQLANKFDMEKRTLYYWSRIFSAQMQKGMPYTELAKTITINILNFRFLQKTDRFHTTFHLYEDQEQFPLTDVLEIHFMEIPKLMDKWELRAVNPYDNELERWLLLLEADDHEEIRKELEAIAMKDPVMKRAFEEWEDLSRDERKWVEYETRRKAILDELAAVREAEIRQQRAEQRAREEGLAEGLAEGLAEGERQKAIKIAMKMLEKGKDVDEIADFTELSVEEIQKLKQQLH, from the coding sequence GTGACCAAACTCATGGATTTGAAGATCGACTTTGCGTTCAAGCAGGTGTTTGGCAAAGCAGGGAACGAACCGATTCTCCTGGCCTTTCTGAATGCCGCGCTCCAACTGCCAAAAGAAAAGCGAATCGCATCGGTCGAAATCCTGAATCCCGAAATCAATCGGGAGCACATCGAGGACAAGGCATCTGTGCTGGACATCCACGCCAAGACGGAGCAAGGTGAGCACGTCAACATTGAGATTCAACTGGCGAATAAGTTCGACATGGAGAAACGCACACTGTACTATTGGTCACGCATCTTCTCTGCTCAGATGCAAAAGGGAATGCCGTACACGGAATTGGCAAAAACGATCACAATCAACATTCTCAATTTCCGCTTTCTGCAAAAGACGGATCGTTTTCACACCACCTTTCACTTGTACGAGGATCAGGAGCAGTTTCCGCTAACGGATGTGCTGGAGATTCATTTCATGGAGATTCCGAAGCTGATGGACAAGTGGGAACTGCGTGCAGTCAATCCATACGACAACGAGCTGGAGAGATGGCTGTTGCTGCTGGAGGCCGACGATCACGAGGAAATTCGGAAAGAATTGGAGGCGATTGCGATGAAAGATCCGGTGATGAAACGAGCGTTTGAGGAATGGGAAGACCTGAGCCGCGACGAAAGGAAGTGGGTGGAGTACGAAACCCGGCGGAAAGCGATTTTGGATGAGTTGGCTGCTGTGCGGGAGGCGGAAATCCGGCAGCAAAGGGCGGAACAGCGAGCCAGGGAGGAAGGATTGGCGGAAGGATTGGCGGAAGGATTGGCGGAAGGCGAGCGGCAAAAGGCAATCAAAATAGCCATGAAGATGCTGGAAAAAGGGAAAGATGTTGATGAAATTGCTGATTTCACGGAATTGTCTGTAGAGGAAATTCAAAAACTAAAACAGCAACTTCACTAA